The DNA segment GCCTTCGCCTGGGCAGCTTTGTCATACACATTTGGAGTGAAGATCACCTCCGGAGGAACCTCATACCCGGCAGAGTGAGCAGCGATGATCAGCATCATACGATCCAGCTTTATAAGTTTCTCCTCGCGCTGACCAGCGAAAGCACGAAGATCAGCAGCCTCCTTCCGCGCAACTTCCAGTTGTTGCCTAAGGGAGTCGTTCTCCGTGGACAGCAGTTTCGCTTGTCCCATCTTCTCCTTCAGGTTCTCTGCCACTCGGCGAGTCCACGCAACAGCCATCCTAAGCAACACCCGGTAAGCACAAATCTCCTCGACATCCTGTGTCAACCTCTTGGAGAGCTCCACTCGACCGGCCGTCTCTACTTTTAGTTTCTCGGGCAGAACGGTAATCTCGGCCCCACGACGTTCCAGAAGCTCCCTGGCAGCTACCAATCTCTTACTTGCATCCTCTAGATCGCCAACAGATCTCTGCAGAGCGTTTTTCATGTCACGAAAGACTTGATCATCATTAACGCACATGTCAAAAACCCTGGTTGCATTCTGGATAGCCTACATAAAATAACACAAGTTAAATCCGAAAATCAAAAAGGATAAATCTAAGCAAACAGTGCGGATAGAAAAACCCACCACACCAAGCGCCGATAAGGTTTCCAAGCCCAGGTTCATTTTTGAAACCCCCTCCATTCGCTGGTGCTCCCCGGGAACCCTGGCAACACGAGCCATCGCCCGAGCTAGATCGGAGGTCATCATATCAGAATGCACCGATAAATTCATGACATAGTCCCTGAACTTGGAGATTTTCATTTCCATCCTCTTAACCATTTCCGGATGATCTCCTACCCGATCCGGCACATCAGCAGACAGCTCGGTCCCGCCATCAGTACAGGACTTCCTGGCACCCTCGCTGGCCCCAGCTGCATTTTTCCCGGTAAGCTCTTCACCGGTCCCAATTTCATCAACAGATTTCCCCGTATCCCTTTTTCGTTTTCGAACAAGCACCCCATGATTCGGGCTCCCGCCTTTTTCCTCTTCAACGATGATCACCTCCACATCGCCCTCGGGCTCCTTGGCAGCTGGATCATTCACGGGAATTCCTTGCAGGACGTCGACTATTCCGTCAGCATCTTCTCGCGCATCAAGAACCCCTCCCATACTCTGCACCACTTGGTTCGCATCCTCGAGCGAGGAAAATGAGGCCAATGAACCCGAAGCTCCTCCGAACGCCTCATCAGCGGTCTTCAGACCAACACTGAATTCGTTGGGGTCAAAGTCCATGCTGACACGGGGATCTCCTAGACCTGCAAAGACAGAAGGAAAAAGTACAC comes from the Euphorbia lathyris chromosome 5, ddEupLath1.1, whole genome shotgun sequence genome and includes:
- the LOC136229596 gene encoding uncharacterized protein, coding for MDSSRWLKTRPKLPSEENLVKYLKDLPSDKDHKQDVDELVRHFLAAGYYIWNQWRMAQLSGWSVADFEKWKRGYNFKAGELAELEAISVNVAVVGLGDPRVSMDFDPNEFSVGLKTADEAFGGASGSLASFSSLEDANQVVQSMGGVLDAREDADGIVDVLQGIPVNDPAAKEPEGDVEVIIVEEEKGGSPNHGVLVRKRKRDTGKSVDEIGTGEELTGKNAAGASEGARKSCTDGGTELSADVPDRVGDHPEMVKRMEMKISKFRDYVMNLSVHSDMMTSDLARAMARVARVPGEHQRMEGVSKMNLGLETLSALGVAIQNATRVFDMCVNDDQVFRDMKNALQRSVGDLEDASKRLVAARELLERRGAEITVLPEKLKVETAGRVELSKRLTQDVEEICAYRVLLRMAVAWTRRVAENLKEKMGQAKLLSTENDSLRQQLEVARKEAADLRAFAGQREEKLIKLDRMMLIIAAHSAGYEVPPEVIFTPNVYDKAAQAKAVEFCGRFKKK